A segment of the Microbacterium luteolum genome:
TTCTCGCCGATCCAGGCGCGAGCGGCGTGCGCACGCACGCCGGTGGTGCGCACGATCGCACGCAGCGTGCCGTTGCATCCGCCCTCGACCTCGCCGTTGGACGGTTCACCCAGGATGGCGAAGTCCGCCTGGAACAGCTCCGGACGCACAGCGGCGAGCAGCCCGAGGCCGTTCTTGGAAGCCTCGACCTCCTCGTTGTCGTACCACATCCAGGTGATGTCGATCGCGGGATCGGTGAGCTCAGCGGCCAGCTTGAGCTGCACGGCGGTACCGGCCTTCATGTCGACCGTGCCGCGCCCCCACAGATAGGGGACGCCGTCGATCTCGATGTCGCGCGTGGGGACGTTCGCGTTGATGGGCACGGTGTCGATATGCCCGGCGATCGCGACGCGCTGCGCCCGGCCGAGGTTCGTGCGCGCGACGATCGTGTTGCCGTGCCGGATCACCTCCAGGTGCGCGAGCGGCGCGACGGCCGCCTCGATCGCGTCCGCCAGGGTCTTCTCGTCGCCCGAGACGCTCGGGATGTCGCAGAGAGCGCGGGTGAGTTCCACGGAGGTCGCGGTCAGATCGAGCAGCATGTCCACCAGCCTACTTACACCGTCATGCGTGACGTCGTCGCTCGGCGGGCGCGATAGCGTGGAAGCATGAGTGAATCGCGCAGCGTGTGGGGCATCGGACTGACCACGATCGCCGGAGACGGCACGGTGCTCGACGCGTGGTACCCCGAGGTCGGCGTCGGAGCGCCGTCTGCGGGCGATGCAGCCGCCGCGGTCGCGACCTGGGAGGCCCTCACCGGCCCCGATGACCGACGCAACGTCACGGTCGAGGTCGTCCAGCTCCAGATCGACCTCGACGAGGCCCCGGCCTCCACGGCTGACGCCTACCTGCGCCTGCACGCCCTCTCGCACCTCGTCGTGCGCCCGAACGACCTCAACCTCGACGGCATCTTCGGCCACCTTCCGAACGTGGCGTGGACGAACGCCGGCCCCGTGCACCCCGCGGATGCGGCCCGCCTGCGCCCGCTGCTGCAGCGCGCCGGCATCCAGGTGCAGGGGCTCGACAAGTTCCCCCGCCTGACCGACTACGTGCAGCCCGCCGGCGTGCGGATCGCCGATGCGTCGCGCGTGCGCCTCGGGGCGTACCTCTCCCCCGGCACGACCGTCATGCACGAGGGCTTCGTCAACTTCAACGCCGGCACCCTGGGCGCCTCGATGGTCGAGGGACGCATCTCGCAGGGCGTCGTCGTGGGCGACGGCAGCGACATCGGGGGCGGTTCGTCGATCATGGGCACGCTGTCCGGTGGCGGGACGCATCGCGTCTCGATCGGGGCGAGGACCCTCCTCGGCGCCAACGCGGGCATCGGCATCTCCCTCGGCGACGACTGCGTGGTCGAGGCGGGGCTCTACGTCACCGCCGGCACGAAGATCGTGCTCGTCGACGGCCCGCAGACCGCCGACGATGGCCGCACCACCGTGAAGGGCGCAGAGCTGTCCGGTCAGGACGGGCTCCTCTTCCGCCGCAACTCGCTCAGCGGCGCGGTCGAAGCGGTGCGCCGTGCGGGCATCGGCGTGACGTTGAACGAGGCCCTGCACGCCTGACATCCGCACCACGCCGACGGTGCCGACCGCGCGTGGCGGGCCGGCACTCAGGTTGTGCGTGATAGTGTCGGCATGACGCCCCTCGCAGTGCGAGACGTCTGCGTCGTCGACACGCTCCCGCGCCACTAGCCTGGTTCTGGCCACTTCGAACGGCGAAACGATGCGCGATCCCGCGCCGTCGCCCACCTTCCGCACCCGGCCCTGATGGTTCGTGCGTGCACTCTCGGAGATATACCCCTATGACTTCCTTCCTCGATCTCGGCGTGCCCGCCGACCTCGCCGCCGTCCTCTCCAAGGACGGCAAGACCGAGGCGTTCGCGATTCAGCGCGACACGCTTCCCGATTCCCTCGCCGGCCGTGACCTGCTCGGCCGCGGCCGCACCGGCAGCGGCAAGACGATCGCCTTCGCACTCCCCCTCGTCGCCCGCATCGCGGCGTCGTCGCGCAAGAGCCGTCCCGGCCACCCGCGTGGCCTCGTGCTCGCGCCGACCCGCGAGCTCGCCACCCAGATCGCCGCGACCATCGCGCCGCTCGCCGAGGCCAAGGGCCTGCGCGTCACCACCGTGTTCGGCGGCGTCAGCCAGCGTCCGCAGGAGCAGGCCATGCGCAACGGCGTCGACATCGTCGTGGCGTGCCCCGGCCGCCTCGAAGACCTCATGAAGCAGCGCGTCGTGCAGCTCGACGCCGTCGAGGTGACCGTTCTCGACGAGGCCGATCACATGGCCGACCTGGGCTTCCTGCCCGGCGTCACCCGCATCCTCACCGCGACCCCGGCCGGCGGACAGCGTCTGCTGTTCAGCGCGACCCTGGACCGCGGCATCGACACCCTCGCCCGCCGCTTCCTCTCGAACGCCGTGAGCCACGAGGTCGACGAGGAGAGCGTGCCGGTCGGCGAGATGACCCACCGCGTGCTGGTCGTGGACTCGACGGACAACAAGACCGCTCTCGTCCGCGACCTCGCCTCGGGCACCGGTCGCCGCATCCTCTTCACGCGCACCAAGCACCAGGCGAAGAAGCTCGCCAAGCAGCTGACCGCGGCCGGCATCCCGGCCGTCGATCTGCACGGCAACCTGTCCCAGAACGCGCGTGAGCGCAACCTGAGCGCCTTCTCGACCGCTCCCGACGAGGGCGGCGTGCGCGTGCTCGTCGCCACCGACGTCGCGGCCCGCGGCGTGCACGTCGACAACGTCGACCTGGTCGTCCACGTCGACCCGCCCGTCGAGCACAAGGCGTACCTGCACCGTTCCGGTCGCACCGCCCGTGCCGGCGCCGCAGGAACCGTCGTCACGGTCGTGCTCCCCGAGCAGCGCCGCGACGTCAAGGACCTGCTGCGCAAGGCTGCGATCGACGCACCGCTCGAGAACGCGACGCAGGATGCCATCACCGGTCTCGTGCCCGAGCGCGCGGCTCACGTGCGCCCGGCGCCCGTGCAGGCGACGCAGCCGCAGCGTCAGGCCAAGCAGCGCCCGGCCGGCGGAGAGCGTGCCGGAGCATCCACTCCCCCCCGCTCGTCGCCGTCGTCCCCGCTCGGGTCAGGGCGGCCAGGGCGGTGCGGCTCGTCAGGGCGGCGCCGCACGCCAGGGCCAGGGTGGCCGCGGCTACCAGGGACGCTGAATCTCTCTCACATCTGATCCGCTCGCAGATCAGATGATGCGAAAGGTCGCCGCGCATTCGTGCCGGCGGCCTTTTTCGTCACCTCGGCGTGCCCAGGCGTCTGGCCGTCAGGTCCGCACCGCGTCCAGCACGACCGGGTCGGAGCATCCGCGGACGAACCCGGCAAGCCGGCGCCGGATCTCGAAGCCGAGGACCCGCGCACCGATCCACTCGGCGAGGGGTGCGAGCCAGGCCGGCCGGCACGAGAAGTTGTACTTCCACACCGCCAGGGTGCCCTCGGGCACCGCGGTGAACCGCCAGCCGCCACCGAGTTTCTCGAAGAACCACGGTCCGGTCTCCATCACCATGCCGACGTTCGTCGGCGGCGCGTACGAGACGTAGCTGCTCACCATCGCGAAGCCGAAGCGCTGCCGGGTGAACGTGCGCACGCCCTTGGCCGGAGCATCCGCCTCATCCAGGAAATGCTGTTCGCTGATGAACGGGTCCCAGCGTCGACGGATCGCTCCCGTCGTCTGCGAGACGGCGAAGGCGGTCGCCGGATCGACCGGGACGACGGCTTCGGCGCTGACGACGGGCATCGGACGCCGGTGTCAGCGGGTCTGGAACGTGCGCTCCGGAGACCCCGTGTACAGCTGCTGCGGGCGACCGATCTTCGTCTGCGGGTCGAGCTGCAGCTCGCGGTACTGCGCGAGCCACCCCGGCAGGCGGCCGATGGCGAAGAGCACCGTGAACATGCGGGTCGGGAAGCCCATCGCCTTGTAGATCACGCCGGTGTAGAAGTCGACGTTGGGGTACAGGCGACGCTCGCGGAAGTAGTCGTCGGCGAGAGCGAGCTCCTCGAGCTCCTTCGCGAGGTCCAGCAGCGGGTCGGTCACTCCGAGCGAGGCGAGCACCTCGTCGGCCGCCTCCTTGACGAGCTTGGCGCGCGGGTCGTAGTTCTTGTAGACCCGGTGCCCGAAGCCCATCAGCTTCACGCCCTCTTCCTTGTTCTTCACCCGTTCGACGAAGCGCGACACGCTCTGTCCGGAGTCGCGGATCTGGCCGAGCATGCTGAGCACGGCCTCGTTGGCGCCACCGTGCAGCGGGCCGGAGAGGGCCTGGATGCCGGCCGAGATCGAGGCGAACTGGTTCGCACCGGTGGAACCCACCAGACGGACGGTCGAGGTGGACGCGTTCTGCTCGTGGTCCTCGTGCAGGATGAGAAGCAGCTCGAGAGCCTTCGACATGACGGGGTTGATCTCGTACGGCTCCGACAGCACACCGAAGTTCAGCTTCAGGAAGTTGTCCACGAAGCTCAGCGAGTTGTCGGGGTACAGGAAGGCCTGGCCGACGCTCTTCTTGTGCGCGTACGCCGCGATCACCGGAAGCTTCGCGAGCATGCGGATCATGTTCAGCTCGACGTGCTCGGGGTTGTGCGGGTCGGTCTGGCCCTCGTAGTAGGTCGAGAGCGCGGCGACCGCGGACGACAGCACCGACATGGGGTGCGCGGTGTGCGGAAGAGCGGAGAAGAAGCGCTTGAGGTCTTCGTGCAGCAGCGTGTGACGACGGATCTTCTCGTCGAACTCCGCGAGCTCGGACGCCGACGGCAACTCGCCGTAGATGAGGAGCCAGGCGACCTCGAGGTAGCTCGTGGTGTTGGCCAGCTGCTCGATCGGATACCCGCGGTAGCGCAGGATGCCCTTGTCGCCGTCGATGAACGTGATGTCCGACTTGGTCGAGGCGGTGTTGACGAAGCCGTAGTCCAGACCCGTGTAGCCGGTCTGCCGGGTCAGGGTCGAGAAGTCGATGCTGTCGTGGCCTGCCGTGCCGCGCACCAGCGGGAATTCGGCGGTCGTGTCGCCGATCGTCAGCTTCGCCGTCTGGTCTGCCGCTGCGCTCACGCGGACCTCCTCCTGGTGTCGGACCCCCGCTTGTCGCGTCGGTGTCAGACAAGATCTTGATCAAGCCGGAACTGGCGATCTCACGGCGCTGAGGCACCAGGTCGGCACCCGACCGAATCGCCTTTACAGCCTAGTAGGCATGCAGGCCTACTGTGACATCCACCAAACAGACGGCTCGTCTGACGAGGGAATCTACAGCTTTCCTTCATGAAGGCGTCGTGCGGCCTCCAGGACACGGTCGGTCGCGGCCGTCAGCGCCAGCCGGACGTGCTGACCGGATGCCGCGCCGTAGAACGGCCCCGGACCCGCGAGGATGCCGAGATCGGCGAGCCGCCCCATCGACTCCCAGGCGTCCCGCCCCTCGGTCGCCCAGAGGTACAGCCCGGCCTCGGAGCCGTCGATGCGGAATCCCGCCGCCTCGAGCGCCGGACGCAGGGCGTCGCGCCGCGCGCGGTACAGCTCCTTCTGGACGGCGACGTGCTCGTCGTCGCCGAGAGCCACGGTCATGGCGTGCTGCACAGGCGCGGGCGGCATCAGCCCCAGGTGCTTGCGTGCCGTGAGAAGGTCGCCGACGATGTGGGCGCAGCCGGCGACGAAAGCCGCGCGGTAGCCCGCGAGATTCGACTGCTTGCTGAGCGAGTACACGCTGAGCAGGTTCGACCGTCGCCCGCCGGTCACGCGGGGGTCGAGGATGGACGGGATGGACTCGGTCGCCCACGGTCCGTCCCAGCCGAGTTCGGCATAGCACTCGTCGCTCGCGAGCACTGCGCCGAGCTCGCGTGCGCGCCGGACCGCGGCTGCCAGCTCGTCGACGGTCCAGGTGCGGCCGTCGGGGTTGCCCGGCGTGTTGATCCAGATGAGCTTGGCACCCTCGGGCCACTCCGCGGGATCGTCTGCGGCGACCGGCTCGGCACCGACCACGCGGGCGCCGACCTCGTAGGTCGGGTAGGCGACGCGCGGATGCACGACGATGTCGCCCGCGCCGAGCCCGAGGAGCGTCGGCAGCAGGGCGACCAGCTCCTTGGAGCCGATCGTCGGGAGCACGTTGTCGACCGTGAGGTCCGGTACACCGCGGCGACGCGCATACCAGGCGACGATGGCTTCGCGGAGGCTGGGCGTGCCGAGCGTCTGCGGATACGCGTGCGCGTCGGTCGCCTCGGCCAGCGCGCGGCGGATGATCTCCGGCGTCGGATCGACGGGAGAGCCGACGGAGAGATCGACGAGCCCCAGAGGATGCTGGACGGCTCGCTCGCGGAACGGCACCACGGCGTCCCACGGGTAGTCGGCGAGGTCGCGGACGCTCACGGGCGGCGCCTACTCGCCCTGAGGAGGCAGGGCGGCGATGACCGGGTGATCGAACGTGTAGACGCCGACCTTGGCGGCGCCGCCTGGTGAGCCGATCTCGTCGAAGAACTCGACGTTGGCCTTGTAGTAGTCCTGCCACTCGTCGGGCAGGTCGTCTTCGTAGTAGATCGCCTCGACGGGACACACGGGTTCGCACGCGCCGCAGTCCACACACTCGTCCGGGTGGATGTACAACGAGCGTTCACCCTCGTAGATGCAGTCAACGGGGCACTCGTCGATGCAGGCGCGATCCTTGACATCGACGCACGGGAGGGCGATCACATACGTCACTCCCCCAGTCTACGACTCGCGGACGGCCGCTTCCTCCGCAGAGGGGGTCTCCGTGCGCACGGGGAGCCGCGAGAGCGACGGCCAGGCGACGACCAGGAGCACGAGTCCGGCGACCAGGTAGGTCCAGATCCGTCCGGCGAGCGAGTCGGCCACGACGACGGATCCGCCCGGACCGACACCGGAGATCAGCACCAGCATCCCGATCATGCCGAGACCGGCGGCGACGGCGGCGCCCCGGTCGTGGGTGAGCGCGCGGACGGCGATGAGGATCGCCGCGCAGGCGATCGCGCCGACGATGAGTCCGACCGGGATCGGTCCCCACATCAGGCTGTGTCCGATCGTCCCGGCGACGCCGTAGACGCCGCCCACCAGGGCGGCCGCGACCCACGACAGGACTCTCGACAACCAGC
Coding sequences within it:
- a CDS encoding histidinol dehydrogenase produces the protein MRVSWLSRVLSWVAAALVGGVYGVAGTIGHSLMWGPIPVGLIVGAIACAAILIAVRALTHDRGAAVAAGLGMIGMLVLISGVGPGGSVVVADSLAGRIWTYLVAGLVLLVVAWPSLSRLPVRTETPSAEEAAVRES
- the dapD gene encoding 2,3,4,5-tetrahydropyridine-2,6-dicarboxylate N-succinyltransferase, which produces MSESRSVWGIGLTTIAGDGTVLDAWYPEVGVGAPSAGDAAAAVATWEALTGPDDRRNVTVEVVQLQIDLDEAPASTADAYLRLHALSHLVVRPNDLNLDGIFGHLPNVAWTNAGPVHPADAARLRPLLQRAGIQVQGLDKFPRLTDYVQPAGVRIADASRVRLGAYLSPGTTVMHEGFVNFNAGTLGASMVEGRISQGVVVGDGSDIGGGSSIMGTLSGGGTHRVSIGARTLLGANAGIGISLGDDCVVEAGLYVTAGTKIVLVDGPQTADDGRTTVKGAELSGQDGLLFRRNSLSGAVEAVRRAGIGVTLNEALHA
- a CDS encoding SRPBCC family protein; protein product: MPVVSAEAVVPVDPATAFAVSQTTGAIRRRWDPFISEQHFLDEADAPAKGVRTFTRQRFGFAMVSSYVSYAPPTNVGMVMETGPWFFEKLGGGWRFTAVPEGTLAVWKYNFSCRPAWLAPLAEWIGARVLGFEIRRRLAGFVRGCSDPVVLDAVRT
- a CDS encoding citrate synthase, with amino-acid sequence MSAAADQTAKLTIGDTTAEFPLVRGTAGHDSIDFSTLTRQTGYTGLDYGFVNTASTKSDITFIDGDKGILRYRGYPIEQLANTTSYLEVAWLLIYGELPSASELAEFDEKIRRHTLLHEDLKRFFSALPHTAHPMSVLSSAVAALSTYYEGQTDPHNPEHVELNMIRMLAKLPVIAAYAHKKSVGQAFLYPDNSLSFVDNFLKLNFGVLSEPYEINPVMSKALELLLILHEDHEQNASTSTVRLVGSTGANQFASISAGIQALSGPLHGGANEAVLSMLGQIRDSGQSVSRFVERVKNKEEGVKLMGFGHRVYKNYDPRAKLVKEAADEVLASLGVTDPLLDLAKELEELALADDYFRERRLYPNVDFYTGVIYKAMGFPTRMFTVLFAIGRLPGWLAQYRELQLDPQTKIGRPQQLYTGSPERTFQTR
- the dapE gene encoding succinyl-diaminopimelate desuccinylase gives rise to the protein MLLDLTATSVELTRALCDIPSVSGDEKTLADAIEAAVAPLAHLEVIRHGNTIVARTNLGRAQRVAIAGHIDTVPINANVPTRDIEIDGVPYLWGRGTVDMKAGTAVQLKLAAELTDPAIDITWMWYDNEEVEASKNGLGLLAAVRPELFQADFAILGEPSNGEVEGGCNGTLRAIVRTTGVRAHAARAWIGENAIHRAAPILARLAEYRAKEVPVDGLLYRESLSAVRITGGVAGNVIPDACEVEVNYRFAPSKSAADAEAHVRGVLAGFDVEITDAAEGARPGLDAPIAQQFVAAVGAEPRPKYGWTDVARFSALSIPAVNYGPGDPHLAHHDEERVPLAQIDAVERGLRAWLTSH
- the fdxA gene encoding ferredoxin, coding for MTYVIALPCVDVKDRACIDECPVDCIYEGERSLYIHPDECVDCGACEPVCPVEAIYYEDDLPDEWQDYYKANVEFFDEIGSPGGAAKVGVYTFDHPVIAALPPQGE
- a CDS encoding DEAD/DEAH box helicase; translation: MTSFLDLGVPADLAAVLSKDGKTEAFAIQRDTLPDSLAGRDLLGRGRTGSGKTIAFALPLVARIAASSRKSRPGHPRGLVLAPTRELATQIAATIAPLAEAKGLRVTTVFGGVSQRPQEQAMRNGVDIVVACPGRLEDLMKQRVVQLDAVEVTVLDEADHMADLGFLPGVTRILTATPAGGQRLLFSATLDRGIDTLARRFLSNAVSHEVDEESVPVGEMTHRVLVVDSTDNKTALVRDLASGTGRRILFTRTKHQAKKLAKQLTAAGIPAVDLHGNLSQNARERNLSAFSTAPDEGGVRVLVATDVAARGVHVDNVDLVVHVDPPVEHKAYLHRSGRTARAGAAGTVVTVVLPEQRRDVKDLLRKAAIDAPLENATQDAITGLVPERAAHVRPAPVQATQPQRQAKQRPAGGERAGASTPPRSSPSSPLGSGRPGRCGSSGRRRTPGPGWPRLPGTLNLSHI
- the dapC gene encoding succinyldiaminopimelate transaminase, with the protein product MSVRDLADYPWDAVVPFRERAVQHPLGLVDLSVGSPVDPTPEIIRRALAEATDAHAYPQTLGTPSLREAIVAWYARRRGVPDLTVDNVLPTIGSKELVALLPTLLGLGAGDIVVHPRVAYPTYEVGARVVGAEPVAADDPAEWPEGAKLIWINTPGNPDGRTWTVDELAAAVRRARELGAVLASDECYAELGWDGPWATESIPSILDPRVTGGRRSNLLSVYSLSKQSNLAGYRAAFVAGCAHIVGDLLTARKHLGLMPPAPVQHAMTVALGDDEHVAVQKELYRARRDALRPALEAAGFRIDGSEAGLYLWATEGRDAWESMGRLADLGILAGPGPFYGAASGQHVRLALTAATDRVLEAARRLHEGKL